taccaggaattttacgctatggcccttatcagccaccatatgaACCAGTAGATCAGTTTCAAGatcaaaatgtagaatttgaCGCAATTTTACTTTGTGAAACTATTGATAAAATCACATAACAAATAGATAAAGAACAGGCGTCGgaggcaatttttgattgaagcGTCCAACATATACAGGGTCCCCCATGCTTTACGTGTCATATGATGCTTAAATGAATATgacaatgaagaaaaaatatggtCGGCAGAAATATTGGGGTGGCCAAAGCCACTGTGGCGATTTGTGAGTTGTTTCCTTTAGGTAACTCTACCGAAagacaaaacaaacaaacaattattattCTTTGAGAAGTATATCGAGTTCAAGGATCAAAAGTGaaagaatttctattgatGATTATTCTGATGCCTAAATCAGAGAGGAAGGCAATATCAATTGTAACAGATCAAAATCTGGACGATTTAAAAATACAACCGCACAGAAATACTACGCAATTTTTGGAATAAAGATCTAAACAGAAATTTCTTACCCGCATTGTAAAACCAACTAGAATAACACAGAATACAACAGCCGTGCTGGTTGATTATATTCATCTTACAGATAACTTCTCCTAATTTAAATCCAGTATATCTTCCCAGATATCTGACCATTTACACCTTCATTTGTAATCATCTTTTTTGTCTGctgaaatcttaaaatttatttctactttatttatattttggtTAGTACAAGATCATTTTACTGGGTAACATAATAGAAATTGCTGCATCCCATAAATGATTATCTTTTcgctttgttttctttttgtgaGGAAAAACATCTCGATGGATCTGTCGTTTTCAGCCCGGAGGATAAATAATCAATCGTGACACAGCTCGtaaaaccatggacgtataaactagatatctagtttatacgtccatggtaaAACCAAACGCTTCCTTCATATTATTTGGCCAAGAGAAGAAGGCAGTGTACCAATGTACCATAGAAATAGCTAGCACCCTGTTCAGCCTGGGCGAACTTCGGTCGACGAGTTAGGCGACTAGACGAAACCGACTGTCAGTTAGTCAGTCCGAACTATGGTCCGGAAATAGTCGAACACGCGTTTGGGGTCGGTCGCTGAAGTTCGGACCCAagtccaagatggccgacaccgTAAGTACGTAACGACCGAACTATAGTGCGTTCGgtttattagttccgaccactagtcgactagctacgaaaaccgaGGTTGGCCCCGAATAATGCTGCCAATTTCTATATCTATCAAGCGGGAAAGAAGTGCGTGATTCCGCAAAGCAGCTTATTTGCTGCATGAAATGTCGATATGTAGATTTAGGTCCCCTGTTGCAGTATGTGTACAAAATATGTAAGCTCATGTCCACCAATGTCAGAAAATAGAGGACGAGCTCCATTTTGTTGTGGCTTGCGGCAACCAATCCTGGACAAACTATCTTAATTCATCCACAATCAAAGTCCCTCAATActcaagaaaaatttgtaatccttCTAACAGACTGTTATCTACAAAAAgacattgaaaaattcatctctGAAGGCTTTGATAGAATGCAATCATTTAAGTATATGTTTAGTCTTCATAATAACTTCTTAGGTTTCTTTACCACTGTATAACTATTACCAAGGTATAAGTAATAAGTGTATATAATAACTTGCgttctttttctcaaatttgtcTGTTATCATTGTTAACCTATTATATCTTATTTTTATACTCTGTATGTCACAGTCCGTAAGGATTTTTGAATACAATAAGGAGTccttttgaattgaattgtcgtgaaAATCGTAGTTATTCAGACGACAGCTCACTTTGTAACTGATGTGCTGATGCTGGCAGTTTTCTGCAACTTATTTGTGACATTTGAAGAATGGATGATTAGTTCTTCTGAACACAATGACGTATTACATTGTATTTACGTAACTTCGTATGGACTTCAACTACGCGACAAGTCCCCGCGGGTGCTATCGATGTAATGTTCCGCGTATCCTCATGACAAACAACCTCAGAAACGACGAGGTTCCGCAAAatgtgggttcgaatccaaaAATAAGGTGAATCTCCTGTTTTGCCATCTACGAGATCTGAGAATGTATGAAAATAAGCTTTGAAatatgtatttgtttttttattctgCACCCAACAGAcgaaaattgataaattagttaacaaaaataaatataaacgaTTTGTAACAAAAGTAGTATTTACGGGCAGCAGGAATAGATgaacaaaataatttcatttttggtcCATCAGTACTTGTTAGAAGTACATTTAATTCACATTTCCTGAGAACGTGTGAACAGTTTAGGCTTCTTCTTCGCCTTCCTCTTCCTCGTCGAATTCACCCTCTTCCTCAGCGGTGGCGTCCTGGTACTGTTGGTATTCAGAAACCAAATCGTTCATGTTCGATTCAGCTTCAGTGAACTCCATCTCGTCCATACCTTCGCCAGTGTACCAATGCAAGAAAGCCTTTCGTCTGAACATAGCGGTAAACTGCTCGGAGATACGCTTGAACAGCTCTTGGATGGCAGTGCTGTTTCCGACGAATGTAGCCGACATTTTCAGACCACGTGGTGGGATATCACAGACGGCGGTCTTGACGTTGTTCGGGATCCATTCGACGAAGTAGCTGCTGTTCTTGTTCTGGACGTTCAACATCTGTTCGTCGACTTCCTTCATCGACATACGTCCACGGAACATGGCGGCGACGGTGAGGTATCGTCCGTGACGCGGGTCACAGGCGGCCATCATGTTCTTGGCGTCGAACATCTGTTGAGTGAGTTCTGGGACGGTAAGAGCGCGGTACTGCTGGCTACCACGCGAGGTAAGAGGAGCGAATCCTGGCATGAAGAAGTGGAGACGCGGGAATGGTACCATGTTGACGGCCAATTTACGTAAATCGGCGTTCAACTGACCGGGGAATCGCAGACAGGTGGTCACTCCAGACATGGTAGCTGATACGAGATGGTTCAAATCGCCGTACGTCGGtgttgtgagtttcaaggtacgGAAGCAAATATCATACAAAGCTTCATTGTCAATACAGTAGGTCTCATCGGTGTTCTCAACGAGTTGATGAACCGACAGAGTGGCGTTGTATGGTTCTACAACAGTGTCTGATACTTTTGGCGATGGTACGACGGAGAATGTGTTCATGATTCTGTCCGGGTATTCTTCTCGGATCTTGCTGATGAGAAGGGTTCCCATACCGGAACCGGTACCGCCACCGAGGGAGTGTGTAAGTTGGAATCCTTGCAGACAATCACAGCCTTCAGCCTCTTTACGTACAACATCCAAAACGGAATCTACGAGCTCAGCACCTTCTGTGTAGTGACCTTTGGCCCAGTTGTTTCCAGCACCACTTTGTCCTGTAAGATAAAACATATATTGAATTGGTATAACAAACATTACGGAGACTGTTGAATTAAAAACACAGCCAGTTATGAAGGGGTAATAATTTTCCATCAATATATACACTTACCGAAGACGAAGTTGTCTGGTCGGAAGATCTGACCGAATGGGCCGGATCGGACCGAGTCCATGGTACCGGGCTCGAGATCAACAAGAACGGCACGGGGTACATATTTGCCACCTGAAAAATTAACATAAAAATTCGATAAAGTTTTAGAATATCAAACGCTAAACtgatatgcgtaggcctattATCACATTTTTTTCTCCATTGTCCCCTGGTTTGACTATTGGAATTTTCGCTGTTCAATTTGGACTTATGTTATCGTGTTTAAGATATCTTAATCTTTTTCAAACATCATACGCTCATGTAAGAGATTAGATAAAATGCTTACCAGTGGCTTCGTTGTAGTATACATTGATTCTTTCTAATTGAAGATCAGAATCCCCGTGATAGGTACCAGTGGGGTCAATACCGTGTTCGTCAGAGATGACTTCCCAGAACTAGAGGAAACAtggaaaaatttgatattaagattacttatcatttacaatatttcattGCATGAGTAAAAGCAgaatgaaatacaataaagcattTGACTATGATAATATCTCAGGTGTTCAACAGAAATGCCGTTACTTATTTTATCGCGTAGTCTACCAAAAAACGACACAAATAGTTGTAAatcagaaatgaattttacataCCTTGGCACCGATCTGGTTACCGCATTGTCCGGCTTGGAGATGTACGATTTCCCTCATGTTGGCTGGTTAGATTCGAAGATTCTTGGCGAGTTGTGAACCTTTAGGTGTTTATTGACACTACTGATGTCCGTCACTAGTGGGCTATGGGTTTTATAGTAAAGTCGTTGCTATCTTGGAAtgttttgtgttttgtttATTGTCGCCATGACACTGTGTAAGTCCGAACACGTTTACAGTAGGTGGTCAACCAATGGTCTTTATAGCTTTTATGAGTCGCCATCTGCTTGACCAATTATCAACCCGAATGCCTGTCCATACTCGTGTTCACGCTTATGATAACGTATGTACGTCAACTATATATATCAGAAAATTCCGGCATTCTACACAATACAATCTCGTCGAATACCTCAAATGCGGATTACGAATCTAATCCTGTCCAGAGTTGTTTGTGGCATTAACTGTGACCGGCGGTTTCCTTAGTGACCCGCTATTTAAAGACTTACAATAATATCAATCCACGAAACCGTAGCTGGCCCGTTTGAAAAgagatttctttatttttgaatttgccCGGATAGTTAGATCtgacctacgagcaattatctgaacagataattgctcgtagatctGACATACAACCAACTGTAATAGATATTCGATCACAAGTTCCAGTAAATAAAGGTTTACTGTTTCTTGATATTTCTCTACTGGGCCCGGGTTTCTTGGCCGTGATATGTTTAAGTGGCTGATCGGTGTAGTTTGGatcagggaggtgggagtgacGGAATTACCTGACTAACACCTCCCTGTTTGGATAGTACGAGCAATGAACTTGCTCTTAGCTTGTTGTCCGATGCAGGGGGCTTTCTACTCATCACTTGCCACTATGTATTATTGCTGATACCACGGTAAATGAGTCTAAATAATTGAGTGTCAATCTATTCTTCAATTATAAGTGCATTGTGATTGACCTCCTGTGAGCTCGCGTGGAGGTCCAGTTCCTCCCAgggtaatgaaatgaattatcaatacaccaataacaataacaatacagTAATAAACTTTATTGTCCCTTAAAGCTAAGCATACATCGACAAAGcgactggagacaactagttgctagtgagcgagtaccccgcgcacatcgaaaatttagtaaaaaccagcaactgcgTGGCTCATGCCGGTCGCTAGGTCCATAGCGCACACATCGACAGCAACTGAGATGTGGTTTAGCAAATATTCTTGAGGGCATCACAAGTCACGTGACAAATAGCTTTGTTTTATTCAGTTACAACCATGTGTTGTTGATTATggagcgctcacatcgacggatatgactgtgattgagtacaactagttgctcaaaagtagaacatgagcaactgggtggaactggagatagatggacgctaaccagtcgtaagctcgctcacatcgacaaattcgagcaactgattgtatccagccagttgctctcatgcgccgaaaactacctggcaactagttgtctccaatcgcagtgtcgatgtgcgctaggct
This Tubulanus polymorphus chromosome 7, tnTubPoly1.2, whole genome shotgun sequence DNA region includes the following protein-coding sequences:
- the LOC141909345 gene encoding tubulin beta chain-like produces the protein MREIVHLQAGQCGNQIGAKFWEVISDEHGIDPTGTYHGDSDLQLERINVYYNEATGGKYVPRAVLVDLEPGTMDSVRSGPFGQIFRPDNFVFGQSGAGNNWAKGHYTEGAELVDSVLDVVRKEAEGCDCLQGFQLTHSLGGGTGSGMGTLLISKIREEYPDRIMNTFSVVPSPKVSDTVVEPYNATLSVHQLVENTDETYCIDNEALYDICFRTLKLTTPTYGDLNHLVSATMSGVTTCLRFPGQLNADLRKLAVNMVPFPRLHFFMPGFAPLTSRGSQQYRALTVPELTQQMFDAKNMMAACDPRHGRYLTVAAMFRGRMSMKEVDEQMLNVQNKNSSYFVEWIPNNVKTAVCDIPPRGLKMSATFVGNSTAIQELFKRISEQFTAMFRRKAFLHWYTGEGMDEMEFTEAESNMNDLVSEYQQYQDATAEEEGEFDEEEEGEEEA